The DNA segment CCAAAACCTTTACAGACAGTTACTACCTATATGATTCCTCTGCGGGCATACAATATTACTGGGATGGAAAATGTGAGAGCTTTATTGACAAAAGATAGCTATGCCATCATTGATGCTACTATTAAAACTGAGAATATTCCGAAATTAAAAGACATCATTGATGATTTGTACCATAGCGGTAAAAAAGTTATATTTACTATGGGTAAGGGTGGTGTTGGCAAAACGACGATTGCCGCAGCCATTGCTTTAGGTCTTTCTGAAAAAGGAAAGAAAGTTCACTTGACTACAACAGATCCGGCAGCACATTTGAAATTTGTTCTTGATGAGAACAGTGGCATTACCATGAGCCATATTGATGAACATGAAGAACTTGCAAGATATCAAGAGGAAGTTTTATCAAAAGCACGTGAAACTATGTCGGAAGAAGATATTGCTTATATTGAGGAAGATTTACGTTCCCCTTGTACACAGGAAATTGCTGTCTTCCGTGCCTTTGCTGAAATTGTGGAGCGTGCGGAAAATGAAGTTGTTGTCATTGATACCGCACCTACAGGACACACTTTGTTGCTCCTGGATTCTACATTAAGCTACCATAAAGAGGTACAGCGAACACAAGGGAACATACCTGATTCTGTAAAAAAACTACTACCACGTTTACGTAGTAAAGAAACAGAAGTTATTATTGTAACACTGCCGGAGGCTACTCCCGTCTATGAGGCGTTGCGATTAGAAGAAGATTTGAAACGTGCTGATATCGCTACAAAGTGGTGGGTTATCAACTCATCCCTTTATCATACAAAAACAACTAATGCCATGTTAGCTGCAAAAGCAAGCAATGAAGTTTCTTGGATAAACAATGTAGCCGAACATACCACCGGGAACTTTGCTCTAATTGCATGGAGTGCCGATGATATTAGAGGTAATAAGTTAAAAGAACTATAAAGAGAGGGTTTAATGGAAAATATAAAAAATAAACCAAAAGTAGCATTTATCTGCGTTCATAATTCTTGTCGCAGTCAGATTGCGGAAGCACTTGGAAAGCACTTTTCCTCTGATGTATTTGAAAGTTATTCTGCTGGAACAGAAACAAAACCACAAATAAATCAAGATGCTGTAAGGTTAATGAAACAGATTTATGGAATTGATATGGAAAAAAGTCAACATTCAAAATTGCTGAATGATATACCTCCAATTGATGTTGTGATAACAATGGGTTGTAATGTTCAATGTCCGTTTTTACCATGTAAGCACCGTGAGGATTGGGGATTAGATGATCCAACGGGTAAAAGTGATATAGAGTTTGTGGATACAATTCGCTTGATTGAGAGTAAAGTTAAAGAGTTAGCACAAAAGTTAAAATAATTAAGATACCGCCGTTGATTTTCGTATAACGGCGGTATTTTATTGATAAATGGAAAAGAAGAATTACTTTTAAAATTTGAATATTAGCTATTGGATATTCGCCAGAAAAAGACAGATTATACTGATATACTCTTTATAATATCAAAATAAAAGAATAGCCTATCTCGTGGCAAATTAAAAACCGCAGTTTTGACAGATATTTTATTGCGGCATCTTTATCGTGATATCAGCAGAAACGGCGGTTTTAGTTATCCGCCGTCTTTTGTTGAGAAAACTACATACAAAGATTAATGGATATGCTCATACAAAGCATGGCGGTAATAAGGAGGTTACTGCTGTGCTTATTTTTTGTTACATAAATAGTATTCTTATATATTTATTAAAAAAAGCCCATTTAATTTATGGGGACATTTTGGGCTTTTAGGTACTTACACACATCATAAATATAGATATAATAATTCTAATGCTCGATTGGATTGTGTCCAGTCGAGCATTTTTACATTTTATTTAAATTTTTTTCAGAAATCCACTAATAAGTTTGGCAGTTTTGCAATTCCCACCGTAGTAGTGGCGAAAGGGGACAGCGGAGTCACCGCCCGAAAGGGGGTGGGAATGTGAAACCTAACAGCCATGAGCAAAGCAAGCGACACGCCTTTGATAGCTTTTGCAAAAAGGTACTGAAACATGAGGCAAGAGATTATTACGATGAGTTGAAACGCCAGCGTGATAGGGAAATGTCCTTTTCCGATTTATCTGAGAAAGAAATGGATCAGCTTTATACAGAGGACAAATACTTTGTTACCGAGCAGATTTTCAATGTTTTAGGTCTCGATATCATTGTTACAGATGATGTTATTGCAGAGGCATTACAAAGTCTGCCAGAACGCAGGCGTGATATTATCTTGCTTTCCTATTTTCTTGAATTGTCTGACCGAGAAATTGGGGACAAGCTGAATATGTTGCGTTCTACTGTTCAGTACCAAAGAGCAAGCACATTGCAACAGCTAAAAAATTTTATGGAGGGAGATATCTATGAGCGATATGACAAGAAATAATCATCTGCTTTCTTACCCTGCTATCGTATTAGCCTCTAGCGGCGATGTGGATGCTATCAATGCCGTCCTGAAACATTATGAAGGCTACATAGCAGCATTGTCAATGAGAACATTTTATGACGAAAGCGGCAATCCTCATCTATGCGTAGATGAGGTGTTACGCCGCAGATTGGAAACTAAGCTGATTACCAAAATCCTAACATTTGATGCGGCTTGACAGGTAAATCCATATGGGAAGTACGCTCCCCTTTCCGTACTTCCCACTCATGGTTTCGTTGTCATTTAATAAAAGTTCATTCATGAAGTGAATTTTTATTGCCTGATAACTTAGGCAGTTGTTCCTTGATAAAGAAAGCAGGTCAGATAACGGCTTTGCAGTATAAGGCAAACCGGATACATTCCATTTATACCGAGCCATGCGATTGATACGCCAT comes from the Blautia liquoris genome and includes:
- the arsA gene encoding arsenical pump-driving ATPase translates to MQVFNPKNITLTKYLFYTGKGGVGKTSVACATAVNLADNGKKVLLVSTDPASNLQDVFNTPLSGRATPIAEVPNLDVANLDPMQAAAEYRESVIAPYRGKLPDAVLANMEEQLSGSCTVEIAAFNEFSNFITNKEMEQKYDHILFDTAPTGHTLRMLQLPSAWSNFISESTHGASCLGQLSGLESKKEMYKTAVETLSDGDQTTLILVTRPETAPLKEVERASHELAELGVVNQSMVINGVLSDHDDTISESLYNKQQNALANMPKPLQTVTTYMIPLRAYNITGMENVRALLTKDSYAIIDATIKTENIPKLKDIIDDLYHSGKKVIFTMGKGGVGKTTIAAAIALGLSEKGKKVHLTTTDPAAHLKFVLDENSGITMSHIDEHEELARYQEEVLSKARETMSEEDIAYIEEDLRSPCTQEIAVFRAFAEIVERAENEVVVIDTAPTGHTLLLLDSTLSYHKEVQRTQGNIPDSVKKLLPRLRSKETEVIIVTLPEATPVYEALRLEEDLKRADIATKWWVINSSLYHTKTTNAMLAAKASNEVSWINNVAEHTTGNFALIAWSADDIRGNKLKEL
- a CDS encoding helix-turn-helix domain-containing protein, which codes for MSDMTRNNHLLSYPAIVLASSGDVDAINAVLKHYEGYIAALSMRTFYDESGNPHLCVDEVLRRRLETKLITKILTFDAA
- a CDS encoding arsenate reductase ArsC, giving the protein MENIKNKPKVAFICVHNSCRSQIAEALGKHFSSDVFESYSAGTETKPQINQDAVRLMKQIYGIDMEKSQHSKLLNDIPPIDVVITMGCNVQCPFLPCKHREDWGLDDPTGKSDIEFVDTIRLIESKVKELAQKLK
- a CDS encoding RNA polymerase sigma factor — encoded protein: MKPNSHEQSKRHAFDSFCKKVLKHEARDYYDELKRQRDREMSFSDLSEKEMDQLYTEDKYFVTEQIFNVLGLDIIVTDDVIAEALQSLPERRRDIILLSYFLELSDREIGDKLNMLRSTVQYQRASTLQQLKNFMEGDIYERYDKK